One genomic region from Tigriopus californicus strain San Diego chromosome 4, Tcal_SD_v2.1, whole genome shotgun sequence encodes:
- the LOC131879245 gene encoding protein sidekick-1-like has protein sequence MMAGSNLLLQHSILVLQILLSCSSNQAWSYHHRDEKIQADINKLYDTHPTPSHSVSPEDDNIGRIRSHHHGYREQPSPPSVSDGDSVPVFDLNNSPNVTAVLDKTAILNCRVKDVGNKTVSWVRYSDTHLLTIGRLTYTSDLRFKAIHKMFSEDYLLQIKPVTHRDAGQYQCQISTTPPTSHTVTLSVAEPKTSILGGPDIHLKEGSTMNLTCVIEDSPEPPSYIFWRHNDAIISYDSPRGGVSVITEKGDTTASFLVVQHTKPSDSGTYSCSPSLGQTVSVNVHVLRGEYIGARKGTNAGHSIMARPRNALLMLPRLLLPGMLNFLLVMLVSQSTQQVS, from the exons CTTGGAGTTACCACCATCGAGACGAAAAGATTCAAGCAGACATCAATAAACTGTACGACACCCATCCGACTCCAAGCCACTCTGTGTCGCCTGAGGATGACAACATTGGTCGTATACGATCTCACCATCACGGATATCGCGAACAGCCCTCACCGCCGAGCGTCTCCGATGGGGACTCCGTTCCCGTGTTCGACCTCAATAATTCTCCTAATGTGACCGCAGTCCTGGACAAGACTGCTATTTTGAACTGCCGGGTCAAAGATGTCGGCAATAAGACG GTCTCTTGGGTACGATACTCGGATACGCATTTGCTCACAATCGGTCGATTGACCTACACATCGGACCTGCGGTTCAAGGCCATTCACAAGATGTTCTCAGAGGACTACTTGCTCCAAATCAAGCCCGTCACGCATCGGGATGCGGGCCAATACCAGTGTCAAATATCAACCACACCTCCAACAAGTCACACTGTCACGCTCTCCGTAGCAG aGCCCAAGACCTCCATTCTTGGCGGCCCTGACATTCACCTGAAAGAAGGCAGTACCATGAACTTGACTTGTGTGATTGAAGATAGTCCTGAGCCGCCCTCTTACATTTTCTGGAGACACAATGATGCT atcATATCCTACGACTCGCCACGAGGGGGCGTGAGTGTCATAACTGAAAAGGGTGACACCACAGCCAGTTTTCTGGTGGTTCAACACACAAAGCCGAGTGATTCCGGGACTTATTCCTGTTCGCCAAGTCTAGGACAAACCGTCTCAGTCAATGTTCATGTTCTCCGAG GCGAGTATATCGGAGCACGCAAGGGTACCAATGCAGGGCATTCCATCATGGCACGGCCACGAAACGCCCTTTTAATGTTGCCACGCCTCCTACTCCCGGGAATGCTCAACTTCCTATTGGTAATGCTTGTATCGCAAAGCACCCAGCAAGTCAGTTGA